The following coding sequences lie in one Lysobacter capsici genomic window:
- the tssH gene encoding type VI secretion system ATPase TssH → MSINLKTLISKLDDTCRRSAERAANLCMARGNYEVDLEHLFLALLEHPQCDVALIAQRSGISVDSLRRDLETEIGRFKTGNTRTPVFSPHLPTLFEHAWLIASLDSQTSRIRSGHLLLALLTEPGLAQLAMRGSAQFVRIKRDELKHDFAKLTAGSSEAGDGVRFADAEHPQGDDAQGDAATAADAAQQGGLSKTPALDQFTTNLTQRARDGHLDPVVGRESEIRQVVDILLRRRQNNPILTGEAGVGKTAVVEGLALRIADKDVPQVLQGVELHTLDMGLLQAGASVKGEFENRLKNVIDEVKKSSHPIILFIDEAHTMIGAGGQAGQSDAANLLKPALARGELRTIAATTWGEYKKYFEKDAALARRFQVVKVEEPSEPIAAAMLRGLVPLMEKHFNIRVLDEAITEAVRLSHRYISGRQLPDKAVSVLDTACAKVALGQSATPAIIEDTRKHIDRLSAELGALHREAASGAMHDERVAELEAQLEQSRKVLADNEARLLQETELAQRIQALRGELEVAATTTTAAADTAAAAAQAQDAKPAAKAAKGKAKAATKSADPKHQEVNDLVAQLRALQGETPMVPLQVDGTVVAEIVSAWTGVPLGRMIKDEIRTVRNLAPMLAERVMGQDHALEAVAQRVRTASAKLEDPNKPRGVFMFVGPSGVGKTETALALADILYGGERKLVTINMSEYQEAHSVSGLKGSPPGYVGYGEGGVLTEAVRRQPYSVVLLDEVEKAHPDVLEMFFQVFDKGMMDDAEGREIDFRNTLIILTSNVGSSQIMQAALNKPAEDIPKADELADALRPVLMKSFKPAFLGRLKVVPYYPISDDVLAQIIALKLRRIRDRVAANHKAVFEWDDSLVEAMLQRCTEVDSGARNVDHILNGTLLPEIAESVLARMAEGSKIERIKVSAAKNGEFKYKIA, encoded by the coding sequence ATGAGCATCAATCTCAAGACCCTGATCAGCAAGCTCGACGACACCTGCCGTCGTTCCGCCGAACGCGCCGCCAACCTGTGCATGGCGCGCGGCAATTACGAGGTCGATCTGGAGCACCTGTTCCTGGCCTTGCTCGAGCATCCGCAGTGCGACGTCGCCTTGATCGCGCAGCGCAGCGGCATCTCGGTGGATTCGCTGCGCCGCGACCTGGAAACCGAGATCGGCCGGTTCAAGACCGGCAACACCCGCACGCCGGTGTTCTCGCCGCACCTGCCGACCTTGTTCGAACACGCCTGGCTGATCGCCTCGCTCGACTCGCAGACCAGCCGCATCCGCAGCGGCCACCTGCTGCTCGCGCTGTTGACCGAGCCGGGGCTGGCGCAACTGGCGATGCGCGGTTCGGCCCAGTTCGTGCGGATCAAGCGCGACGAACTCAAGCACGACTTCGCCAAGCTCACCGCCGGTTCCTCCGAAGCCGGCGACGGCGTGCGTTTCGCCGACGCCGAACATCCGCAAGGCGACGATGCGCAGGGCGACGCCGCCACCGCCGCCGATGCGGCGCAACAGGGCGGGTTATCGAAAACCCCGGCGCTGGATCAGTTCACCACCAACCTCACTCAGCGCGCGCGCGACGGCCATCTCGATCCGGTGGTCGGCCGCGAATCGGAAATCCGCCAGGTCGTCGACATCCTGCTGCGGCGGCGCCAGAACAACCCGATCCTCACCGGCGAGGCCGGCGTCGGCAAGACCGCGGTGGTCGAAGGCCTGGCGCTGCGCATCGCCGACAAGGACGTGCCGCAGGTGCTGCAGGGCGTGGAGCTGCACACCCTCGACATGGGCCTGTTGCAGGCCGGCGCCAGCGTCAAGGGCGAGTTCGAGAACCGCCTGAAGAACGTGATCGACGAGGTCAAGAAGAGCTCGCATCCGATCATCCTGTTCATCGACGAGGCGCACACCATGATCGGCGCCGGCGGCCAGGCCGGGCAGAGCGATGCGGCCAACCTGCTCAAGCCGGCGCTGGCGCGCGGCGAACTGCGCACGATCGCGGCGACCACCTGGGGCGAGTACAAGAAATACTTCGAGAAGGACGCCGCGCTGGCGCGGCGTTTCCAGGTGGTCAAGGTCGAGGAACCCAGCGAGCCGATCGCCGCGGCGATGCTGCGCGGGCTGGTGCCGCTGATGGAGAAGCACTTCAACATCCGCGTGCTCGACGAAGCGATCACCGAGGCGGTGCGCCTGTCGCACCGCTACATCAGCGGACGCCAGTTGCCGGACAAGGCGGTCAGCGTGCTCGATACCGCCTGCGCCAAGGTCGCGCTCGGGCAGAGCGCGACGCCGGCGATCATCGAGGACACGCGCAAGCACATCGATCGCCTGAGCGCCGAACTGGGCGCGCTGCATCGCGAGGCCGCGTCGGGTGCCATGCACGACGAACGCGTGGCCGAGCTCGAGGCCCAACTGGAACAGTCGCGCAAGGTGCTGGCCGACAACGAAGCGCGGCTGTTGCAGGAAACCGAGTTGGCGCAGCGGATTCAGGCCTTGCGCGGCGAGCTCGAAGTCGCGGCCACGACCACGACCGCAGCCGCGGACACCGCCGCTGCCGCAGCGCAAGCGCAGGACGCCAAGCCCGCGGCCAAAGCCGCCAAGGGCAAGGCCAAGGCGGCGACGAAATCCGCCGATCCCAAGCACCAGGAAGTCAACGACCTGGTCGCGCAATTGCGCGCATTGCAAGGCGAAACCCCGATGGTGCCGTTGCAGGTCGACGGCACCGTGGTCGCCGAGATCGTGTCGGCCTGGACCGGCGTGCCGCTGGGCCGGATGATCAAGGACGAGATCCGCACCGTGCGCAACCTCGCGCCGATGCTGGCCGAACGCGTCATGGGTCAGGACCACGCGCTCGAAGCGGTGGCCCAGCGCGTGCGCACCGCCAGCGCCAAGCTCGAAGACCCGAACAAGCCGCGCGGCGTGTTCATGTTCGTCGGCCCGTCCGGCGTGGGCAAGACCGAGACTGCGCTCGCGCTGGCCGACATCCTCTACGGCGGCGAGCGCAAGCTGGTCACCATCAACATGAGCGAGTACCAGGAAGCGCACAGCGTATCCGGGTTGAAGGGCTCGCCGCCGGGCTACGTCGGTTACGGCGAGGGCGGCGTGCTGACCGAGGCGGTGCGGCGCCAGCCCTACAGCGTGGTGCTGCTTGATGAAGTCGAGAAGGCGCATCCGGACGTGCTGGAGATGTTCTTCCAGGTGTTCGACAAGGGCATGATGGACGACGCCGAAGGCCGCGAAATCGACTTCCGCAACACCCTGATCATCCTGACCTCGAACGTGGGGTCCTCGCAGATCATGCAGGCCGCGCTCAACAAGCCGGCCGAGGACATCCCGAAGGCCGACGAACTCGCCGACGCCTTGCGTCCGGTGCTGATGAAGTCGTTCAAGCCGGCGTTCCTCGGCCGCCTGAAAGTGGTGCCGTACTACCCGATCTCCGACGACGTTCTGGCGCAGATCATCGCGCTCAAGCTGCGCCGCATCCGCGACCGGGTCGCGGCCAACCACAAGGCGGTGTTCGAGTGGGACGACAGCCTGGTCGAGGCGATGCTGCAGCGTTGCACCGAAGTCGATTCGGGCGCGCGCAACGTCGATCACATCCTCAACGGCACCTTGCTGCCGGAGATCGCCGAGTCGGTGCTGGCGCGCATGGCCGAGGGCAGCAAGATCGAAAGGATCAAGGTCAGCGCGGCCAAGAACGGTGAGTTCAAGTACAAGATCGCCTGA
- a CDS encoding type VI secretion system Vgr family protein has translation MDVLATLLSALSAPRQHERLLRLHTSLGPDVLIAESLDGRESLDEGGFRFELTALSVDAHLDLSELLGQPVRLELMTADAVGDLRCFHGHLSAFERIGSNGGLARYRLIVEPWLAFLRQRVDAFVFQDMTVVEIVESLFADYAGQGRLAPAWRWDLADPSVYKKRSLTCQYEESDYDFLHRLLAEEGIHYHVEHSDQALAEDGAEADESSLGMHTLVLADHNEAFADLGAIRFHRKDATEPGDSVQHWSTARRWQTARLQRSSWDYRSLDLRPASALGSHYGEVAPEDQDVAGPYAYPDRATGDRYTRQHLEALQVSADTVQGAGSWRRLRPGGRFVLTQHHAYPDADSGRFTCLSVRHRARNNLGADVLDLAEKQLGPATLAVPVLPDALSGLATPSHEGFAPDLGEAGPAVGNDAVDGAGFYLNSFDALPAAVPYRSRTTDGHGLRLHPKPTVHGSQTAIVVSDGAPLQTDRDHRIKVQFPWQRGGDASNRLAHPSGDDNAPGLGQAWTWVRVAGPWAGDNWGGVMLPRKGQEVVVAFLEGDIDRPVVIGTVYNGRGQLDAAHNDVGGGAGGATGNAAAWFEGNDHPSVFTGFKTQALADSQGGSGGYQQLKLDDTPGQGRVQANTTQHLSTLALGHLKGGVDNIRGQERGFGAELSTQAGGALRGGAGLLLTTESGNQHLTATLAQAQLSLSEQLIQTLGEAAQTQKAILPDDPKELAAQTALKTTQDTMAATQTGSAPGEGIGGGDGSAPGWSNPLLLASSPKGIVSVTPQNQVWVSGTQAVLTADQDLQWLSQTESVVAVAGGIALFTHGGQAPGGKPNQERGIALHAAKGAVSLRAHKELARAAAKTSVKIASTQADVQIAAPSKRVLATAAGAYLKIEGGDIELGAPGTIEFKSSQRNLTTPASASTQASLATGNYKGCAEKLKHAATTGGARAAS, from the coding sequence ATGGACGTCCTCGCCACACTACTCAGCGCGCTCAGCGCGCCCCGCCAGCACGAACGCCTGTTGCGGCTGCATACGTCGCTGGGGCCGGACGTGCTGATCGCCGAATCGCTGGACGGCCGCGAATCGCTGGACGAAGGCGGCTTTCGTTTCGAACTGACCGCGTTGTCGGTCGACGCGCACCTGGACCTGAGCGAGCTGCTCGGCCAGCCGGTGCGGCTGGAGCTGATGACCGCCGACGCGGTCGGCGACCTGCGCTGCTTCCACGGCCACCTGAGCGCGTTCGAGCGCATCGGCAGCAACGGCGGCCTGGCGCGTTACCGGTTGATCGTCGAACCGTGGCTCGCGTTCCTGCGCCAGCGCGTGGACGCGTTCGTGTTCCAGGACATGACCGTGGTCGAGATCGTCGAGTCGCTGTTCGCCGACTATGCCGGCCAGGGCCGCCTGGCGCCGGCGTGGCGCTGGGATCTGGCCGACCCGTCGGTCTACAAGAAGCGCAGCCTGACCTGCCAGTACGAAGAGTCCGACTACGACTTCCTGCATCGCCTGCTCGCCGAGGAAGGCATCCACTACCACGTCGAACACAGCGACCAGGCGCTGGCCGAGGACGGCGCCGAGGCGGACGAATCCAGCCTGGGCATGCACACCCTGGTGCTGGCCGATCACAACGAGGCCTTCGCCGACCTGGGCGCGATCCGTTTCCATCGCAAGGACGCGACCGAACCGGGCGACAGCGTCCAGCACTGGTCGACCGCGCGCCGCTGGCAGACCGCGCGGCTGCAGCGCAGCAGTTGGGATTACCGCAGCCTGGACCTGCGTCCGGCCTCGGCCTTGGGCAGCCATTACGGCGAAGTCGCGCCGGAGGACCAGGACGTCGCCGGTCCCTACGCCTATCCCGATCGCGCCACCGGCGATCGTTACACCCGCCAGCATCTGGAAGCGTTGCAGGTGTCGGCCGACACCGTGCAGGGCGCCGGCAGCTGGCGTCGGCTGCGGCCGGGCGGCCGCTTCGTGCTCACCCAGCATCATGCGTATCCCGACGCCGACAGCGGCCGTTTCACCTGTTTGAGCGTGCGTCATCGCGCCCGCAACAACCTCGGTGCCGACGTGCTGGACCTGGCCGAAAAGCAGCTCGGTCCGGCCACCCTGGCGGTGCCGGTGTTGCCCGACGCGCTCAGCGGCCTGGCCACGCCCTCGCACGAAGGCTTCGCGCCCGATCTGGGCGAGGCCGGCCCGGCGGTCGGCAACGACGCGGTCGATGGCGCAGGTTTCTACCTCAACAGCTTCGACGCCTTGCCCGCCGCGGTGCCGTACCGCAGCCGCACCACCGACGGCCACGGCCTGCGCCTGCATCCCAAGCCGACCGTGCATGGCAGCCAGACCGCGATCGTGGTCAGCGACGGCGCGCCGTTGCAGACCGACCGCGATCACCGGATCAAGGTGCAGTTCCCGTGGCAGCGCGGCGGCGACGCCAGCAATCGCCTGGCGCATCCGTCCGGCGACGACAACGCGCCCGGCCTGGGCCAGGCCTGGACCTGGGTGCGGGTGGCCGGCCCCTGGGCCGGCGACAACTGGGGCGGGGTGATGTTGCCGCGCAAGGGCCAGGAGGTCGTGGTCGCGTTCCTGGAGGGCGATATCGATCGGCCCGTGGTCATCGGCACGGTCTACAACGGCCGCGGCCAGCTCGACGCCGCCCACAACGATGTCGGCGGCGGGGCCGGCGGCGCCACCGGCAATGCCGCCGCCTGGTTCGAAGGCAACGACCACCCGTCGGTGTTCACCGGTTTCAAGACCCAGGCCCTGGCCGACAGCCAGGGCGGCAGCGGCGGCTACCAGCAGCTCAAGCTCGACGACACGCCGGGGCAGGGCCGGGTGCAGGCCAACACCACCCAGCACCTGAGCACCCTGGCCCTGGGCCACCTGAAAGGCGGGGTCGACAACATCCGCGGCCAGGAGCGCGGCTTCGGCGCCGAACTGAGCACCCAGGCCGGCGGCGCGCTGCGCGGCGGCGCGGGCCTGCTGCTGACCACCGAATCGGGCAATCAGCACCTCACCGCGACCTTGGCGCAAGCGCAGCTGAGCCTGAGCGAGCAGCTGATCCAGACCTTGGGCGAGGCCGCCCAGACCCAAAAAGCGATCCTGCCCGACGACCCGAAGGAACTCGCCGCCCAGACCGCGCTGAAGACCACCCAGGACACCATGGCCGCGACCCAGACCGGCAGCGCGCCGGGCGAAGGCATCGGCGGCGGCGACGGCAGCGCGCCGGGCTGGAGCAACCCGCTGCTGCTCGCGAGCAGCCCCAAGGGCATCGTCAGCGTGACCCCGCAAAACCAGGTGTGGGTGTCCGGCACGCAAGCGGTGCTGACCGCCGACCAGGACCTGCAATGGCTCAGCCAGACCGAAAGTGTCGTGGCCGTCGCCGGCGGCATCGCCTTGTTCACCCACGGCGGGCAAGCGCCGGGCGGCAAACCGAACCAGGAGCGCGGCATCGCCTTGCACGCGGCCAAGGGCGCGGTGAGCCTGCGCGCGCACAAGGAGCTTGCGCGCGCCGCGGCCAAGACCAGCGTCAAGATCGCCAGCACTCAAGCCGACGTGCAGATCGCCGCGCCGAGCAAACGCGTGCTGGCGACCGCGGCGGGGGCTTATCTCAAGATCGAAGGCGGCGATATCGAGCTGGGCGCGCCGGGGACGATCGAGTTCAAGAGCAGTCAGCGTAATTTGACCACGCCGGCCTCGGCGAGCACCCAGGCGAGCCTTGCCACGGGCAACTACAAGGGCTGCGCGGAGAAACTGAAACACGCAGCGACAACCGGTGGCGCGCGTGCTGCCAGCTGA
- a CDS encoding DUF4123 domain-containing protein has protein sequence MFVDPLLQDPFDRDALSVGGQPAHAVDVPNWGIAPKEYPYFVALDSSLDRLLDHSCVLAFDQALGNADVRSLCGWFASDLPAVQLKRLFAAQMRRTAGSGPWMFRFFDPRVMRHLPAVFAGQGAVAGVEQWWFVDHRGQTQAVQGIHEPTAAIPINAEQQLKLDRIGVLNQAFSQWRESAEPPRDAFARLDQAAAKAQALGFSIEDEADCVAFMLHRCLVHARIEEHPHVAGWIAAMRSKEANYVDLAAQSDERLWADIESGHWTAGKQGARHG, from the coding sequence GTGTTCGTCGACCCGCTGTTGCAAGACCCGTTCGACCGCGACGCATTGTCCGTCGGCGGCCAACCGGCCCATGCGGTCGACGTGCCGAACTGGGGTATCGCGCCGAAGGAGTATCCGTACTTCGTGGCGCTGGATTCCTCCCTGGATCGCTTGCTCGATCACAGCTGCGTGTTGGCGTTCGACCAAGCGCTAGGCAACGCCGATGTGCGCAGCCTGTGCGGATGGTTCGCCAGCGATTTGCCGGCCGTCCAGCTCAAGCGGCTGTTCGCCGCGCAGATGCGGCGTACCGCCGGAAGCGGGCCATGGATGTTCCGGTTCTTCGATCCACGAGTGATGCGGCACCTGCCAGCGGTTTTCGCGGGACAGGGCGCGGTCGCGGGCGTGGAGCAATGGTGGTTTGTCGATCATCGCGGCCAGACGCAGGCGGTGCAGGGCATCCATGAGCCCACGGCGGCGATCCCTATCAACGCCGAGCAGCAATTGAAACTCGACCGGATCGGCGTGCTCAACCAGGCCTTTTCGCAGTGGCGCGAGTCGGCCGAACCGCCGCGGGACGCGTTCGCCCGGCTCGACCAAGCGGCCGCCAAGGCGCAGGCCCTTGGATTTTCGATCGAGGACGAAGCCGATTGCGTGGCGTTCATGCTGCATCGATGCCTGGTGCATGCGCGCATCGAGGAACATCCGCACGTTGCCGGCTGGATAGCGGCCATGCGGTCGAAGGAAGCGAACTACGTGGATCTGGCCGCGCAATCGGACGAGCGGCTTTGGGCGGACATCGAGTCCGGACATTGGACGGCAGGCAAGCAAGGAGCACGACATGGCTGA